Within Porites lutea chromosome 2, jaPorLute2.1, whole genome shotgun sequence, the genomic segment cctgaaaatctccatgaaaatcttgttccattgcccacctacctttcctttcacctaatcctaagatcctaaaagctttcctaaaaattcttcccaccaaaatgaagcctactaaatgcccagcaagagaaaaaaaaatgaggcaagaaaagcgaaaaaagaagggaggagaaaaagcgatctcgaaattttgctttctgcgcatgcccgaacttcgcaagctgatgttttgcatctggatcagaaggccgctaagtgtacgacctgtaaaccggtttgtggtaagttttagccctttatagtacgacagtgaccagaaaaccactcgactagcttcaaaacgcgtttttcagcaaaatctccaggagcgaatgggttaagtttATTGCAAAATTGCCGTAAGATTACAAGACCGCACTAAATTACAAACACCctatgacgaaaaaaaaaaatctctaaaaaaactgaatacgACACCGCCGATAATACGAAAACCCAAAACCGCTTTGTGGATAACTCGGCGAACGTATACCCCGCCTCCTGCTGACTGATCAGCTGCGGTGCCGACAAGTCGGGGGCAGAGGTCCGCGAAAACTAACGACTTTAAATTGCCTGCAGacataaataaacaaattggcAAATAAAATGTTAGGAGCTCGAATGAATGCTGACCTAGACTGATTCAAACTTGCAACTAAACAAACCGTATCTCAGAAAGCTACCCACAATTCCTCCTAGCCGACCCAGTCCTCTGGTCCGTGCCGGCAAAATAGCTATTTCTATCTGTTCCGTTTTTAATATACTACACTTTTCCAGAtgtgttccttttttttccgcTAACTCCACCTTCACTTTTTTAATAATACAGGTTCAGAGAAAACTACAGTAAAGACAATTTATGATGATATAGCCCACCTCACGTGTTCAGCGAGTGGTAACCGTTTGCCTTCCGTTAAATGGGAAAGAGACGGAAAAGAATTCACGGATGAAAGTTTGGGCATAGTCATCATATCCTGGGACAATGGTACACAAGTCAACAGTCACCTGATTATTGCGGTCAACGGCGATGAACGCTGGGGAAAGTACACTTGTGTTGTGTCCAGCGATGGCAAAGAAACGCGGGAAAATTTTGTCACAGAAAGAGGCGAGAAAGGTCAGTTAAGATCGTAATCCATGTTACTAATcgatattattattcattccaaatatttccccaattctgattggctaatagcacacgcataattctccataaccagttactgatgaccaaatttggaagaattttgtgtttaacgaggaaatgacgtaaaaaatgcagccttctacaggttaatgcaccgttaaccgagaag encodes:
- the LOC140926889 gene encoding uncharacterized protein; this translates as MEAKFFFAALVLSALSPISGFNQGSEKTTVKTIYDDIAHLTCSASGNRLPSVKWERDGKEFTDESLGIVIISWDNGTQVNSHLIIAVNGDERWGKYTCVVSSDGKETRENFVTERGEKGNGDKNLTSVDLIAIGVGFGITVCLSLMILYYMIKGIRRRKQEAPDGEKSVNGEVNSGLDGDTAL